Below is a window of Vicugna pacos chromosome 20, VicPac4, whole genome shotgun sequence DNA.
GCAGACTATGAATTAGATATAAGAGGGTCACAGCCTACATCCATCGGGTGGGAGGCAGGTTTTGGCAGTATTTGTCACCTGTACCTACAATGACCGGCCAATCTGTTTACATATAAATCTGCTCCTGCCAACGTGAGCCCATGTTACATGAACCTCATGCCGATAGGGCCATATTCTCAGCACATAGTTACATGGGTGCCCAGCACATTCGGTTTAACACACCAGTGTTTCCCCATCCCTTCACTTGGCTGCTCAGAGTTAAAGGTGCTCTTACTGCTCACTCATGGTTATCAGGAAAgccagcccagctctgccagtGTAGAAGAGGCCAGGAGATGTGGTCATTGTGTGGGCTCCAGGCCTTTCACTGGGGCCAGAATTAGATGTGCCCATGGAAACTGACAGCCATTGACTGTATTTATTTTCTCCAGTCTGTGCTGACCACTTCTATTGCTCAGCCAGCTCTGGTTAGCTCTCCAGAGGGGAAATGATAATGCCACGTGTCCGTAGCCTTGTCTAGGCATCTCCACTGGATGGCCACCCACAGATGCAGGACTTCCACCAAACCCTCTGAGCTCAGTTTACTGGGAGTGTTCATGGGTTTTGACAAGTCGAGTGCCCATCCATGGTCAGGATAGCTGGGATGGGCGCATGTCTCATCACCCCATCTCCCCTGTGGCATGTCCCTCGTCTGTGGCCGAGCGCTCAGCTCTTCATAAGAGGGCCTACGTGCAGAACGTGaccagacagtagagactttttttttttgtatttttgagtTCCACTTGGCTGTTTCTCCAGGTTCAGCTTAGttgtttttcttccctgactCTTGGCTTTACCTTGGAATAAATCCTTTTCTCATTCTCTGCCACACGCCTTCCTTCAGCTTTGTTGTCTCCTGACCCAGAACTACTCAGTCTCTGACAGGGTTTCCATCTACCTGTAATGTGTGCACCCAGTACAGTCAGCACATAAGCCGAATTCTTATTTGGCCTCAGCTCCGTTGCCAAAGAAACCAAACTCCACCGTGAGGACAGGTGAGGGTCGGGCCACTGCCCACCCCTCAGGTGTAAGGAATATCTGCTCTTCGCCTAAGGAGCAGGAGAACATCAGACACACACATCTGTGACCACTGCCAGCCCTAATCCATAACGCGAAACAGACAAGCAAGAAAACACTCAAAAACAATCCTTTGTTGATGGTTATGGGGAAGATGGCTAAACGCTTAGACCTTTGAAGGATATGAAGACATTCTTCCTCATACTTAATCAGACTCTCTCCTTGGCCACGATTTCAGCTTATGTCTTCTGGTTCTGTCCAGATAAAGACACTATTCTCTAcatatggtctttttaataaaagttatatcttacatataaaataaaacatgtcaaACATTTCCTGTGTAAGataacttttaataaaatatattttatattatatgtgaAAAGCTATATTGTATACTTTGATAGAactctttataaatattttaaatatattttaaaatttatatttgaatatatttttacaagtaaaatacatttgtatataaaatgttataggttaatataaataaaacattaaaacgaAGCATTTGATATtggtacacattttaaaatatttctaaaatatatagactaaatgtatgaaaataaatcaatattgaaATCAATGCCGATGGTTTAatactaaaattaaataattggaCTCAAGtgttatttttgtataaataaaagttattaaatGTTTCTAAATTGTAATAAGGGTACCTAGTCTGGTCTGGGTCCGTGCGTAAGTTCCCATCCAGGGGCCACAGCGCCCCCTGTCGCTGTCTCGGCGCCAGGGCCCTGATGTACTGTTTGTCCTCCCGCCCGCAGGCATCGGCAAGAACGTCATCTGCGACCGCACGGCCACGCCGCTGGACGCCTTCCGCATGATGTCGGCCGCCCACTACTACCCCAAGCTCATGAGCATCATGGGCAACGTGCTGCGCTTCCTGCCGGCCTTCGTGCGCATGAAGCAGCTCATCCAGGAGGGCTACGTGGGCGAGCTGCTGGTGTGCGAGGTGCAGGTGCACGGCGGCAGCCTGCTGGGCAAGAAGTACAACTGGAGCTGCGATGACCTGATGGGCGGCGGCGGCCTGCACTCGGTGGGCACCTACATCATCGACCTGCTCACCTTCCTCACCGGCCAGAAGGCCGTCAAGGTCCACGGGCTGCTCAAGACCTTCGTGAAGCAGACCGACCACATCAAGGGCATCCGCCAGATCACCAGCGACGACTTCTGCACCTTCCAGATggtgctggagggcggggtgTGCTGCACCGTCACGCTAAACTTCAACGTGCCCGGCGAGTTCAAGCAGGACGTGACCGTGGTGGGCTCGGCCGGGCGCCTGCTGGCGGTGGGCACGGACCTGTATGGGCAGCGCAACAGCGCCCCGGAGCAGGAGCTGCTGGTGCAGGACGCCACGCCCGTCAGCAACTCCCTGCTGCCGGAGAAGGCCTTCAGCGACATCCCCTCGCCCTACCTGCGTGGCACCATCAAGATGATGCAGGCGGTGCGCCAGGCCTTCCAGGACCAGGACGACCGGCGCACGTGGGACGGGCGGCCTCTCACCATGGCCGCCACCTTCGACGACTGCCTGTACGCCCTGTGCGTGGTGGACACCATCAAGAGGTCCAGCCAGACGGGCGAGTGGCAGAACATAGCTGTCATGACGGAGGAACCCGAGCTGAGCCCCGCCTACCTGATCAGCGAGGCCATGCGCCGGAGCAGGATGTCCCTGTATTGCTAGCAAGGAACGGGGACCCAGCGCGACTTTGGTTAGGTCCCCCGTGGGGCCGGGAGAGTGGGAAAGGCCAGGGGGACAGGCGGCCTCGAGGAGtgtgggggcggggaaggggaaaGGTGGTGTGAGAAAATGGCATCTGGGAGGCGGAGCCCCTGCCCAGGTGAGGGCCCCCCCAAACAAGACTGTTGCAGGGCTGAGCTCGTACCTGGGGGTATGCAGAGGGCTTGCTCCGAGGTCGTCCCTGCTGGCGCCTGCGTAGGGGGAGGAGGTTCAGCTGCCTCTGCTGCCCTTCActgtggggcggggcggggcggggttgCGGTCCTCCGCACCTCGTCCCTCCCCGACATCTTGGCCTCCTTTGCAAGCCAAATGCTCCTGCGAGGTCAAGGCCCTGTATCCAATGGCAGCTCAGTTGGCAGGAGAAGGCACATCTTCACATGTCCACGCAAGCCTGTGGGTCTGGGGAGAGGTGGGAGCGCAGCGGCTAATGAGAAAGTTCAGATTCCAGGAAGCCACTTAGTGTCTGAAGGAGAAAGTACTTGGTAGCAGAGTGTGTAGCTTTCTTGATTGATTGGTCTTCCTCCCAGGACACAGGAGGGTGTGCCTTCCTCACTGACTTTTTGCCCTTCTCCTGACCTGAGGTGGGGTGTGGGAGTGCCAGGAACCACAAGAAGTGGGAGGGGTTCCCTTGAACCCAAAGGAGAGAGCAAGGGTACACCCTGCACCCAGACAGATGAGGCAGAGAAGAAAATGTCCCTTTGGATTTGTCAGCAGTGAAAAGCCCACGAGGAGCCACCGTGGAACTATTTCTCGTGGGATGGGGTGGAGGGTAAGAGGGGCTGGGtactggggtggggaggctgtccttTGATGGGGCCAAGGAGACAGCAGGAGCTTGGGGTTTGAGGGCCCGCTCTGTGCGGGTCTCCAGGACTGGGGGCAGCTGTGCGCACCCGGGTGGCAGTGACAGTTCCCCAGCAGCAGAGAATGAGCCGGCCCAGGCCCAGGCTCTCCTAGGAAACTGGGGAAGGGCTCTTCGGAGATTCCCCAGCTTTGTGGATTGAAAAAGGGAAATCTTCAGGTCTACTCAGATATAATCCTCTTccctgaaaaagtaaataaataaataaaagtcaaggCTCTTTTCCTTAGCTTTGACCTTTGCTTTCATGAATCACACACCTGAAAAATTTTGAATAGGTATTAAAAGGCCAGCAAGGAATATCATTTTCAGTGTTTCTAAATAGGGTTTCAAAGCCCTCTGATGTGTATACTTCACGTAGGCTTGAAAAGCctaatataggaaaaaaaaatcttcctcccCTTGGTCTCCTGTCTCTCTTGTCTTGTCACCCTCTGCTTGTAACTGTAGGCTTGGATCAGGCAGTGCGGAAGGGAAtcactggacacacacacacacacacacacacacactctctctctctcactcactcacacacacacacacacacacgggttgATAAATGCTCACTATCACCAGTGTTACTAAAAATCGCTCTtaaaaattcaaaccaaaaagaaagcccaagtcaaatacattttgaaaatgggaaattacacttttgttctcttttcttaatccttcacccctcctctcccccataGGACATTTGTCAAGGTCAGTGTGGAGACTGTTACTTATAAATCTACACAGTGTGTGTTTACAGTCACAGAAATCCAACTGTTGTCTTTGGCACACAAGTGAGGCTTAAGCTTCTTTTCAGACGGCTGGCAGGAGGCCTGGAAGAGAATTTAAGGGGCCCAGAGGGCACCCCCAGGTTCTCAGAGCAAAATCTGAAACTGAGCAGTCTGGTCGGTtgcagcctccctcctcctccctaggTCGGTGCACGAGGGTGCAGCGTGGTCAAGCCCCAACACCACGGGCATGTTGGGATTCTCTCGCACAGAGGAGTAAGGATTACATTCCCAGAAAGAACGACCTTGCTTCCTGGGGCCTCGCTGCAACGTGCTGAGGTTAGTCAGCTGAAACTCACCATTGTACGTTACGGTCCCTGTGCTGTTGGCAAAGTTCATGATCAGCGTGCCAGCTTTTGTAGCTATCAGTTCAAAACTAGAGACTTCGTAGAATGGAAGTCTCCCAGTAACAGTGTGAGCAGAGGGTCATGCCATGGACTGTTTTGGTTCAGATTGTCCTAAATTCCTTTCTAGATAAATAGCTTTTGTGGAAATTGagtggaaataatttttattttcctagctAGCCCAAAGGCTGTGATAAAggatgaagaaaaaggaaactagTGACTCTGTGGGTCTcatttttctaagtcatttataaTCTAAGCAGGGATATTGCTGTTTCTGTACTTCACTAAAATACTTGggagtttttttcccctaaaagatCTCTGAACTCTGTGATAAATATTTAGtgtctaaaataaaaattctcacttGAGGCTGGGGTatagagaaagaatatatattctttaaaagaagcatgaaaaatattttagtaagtGTCCTCAAATTTTATCTACTGAAATGCATGCAGTAGGTAGATGCAGGGACAAGAGGAAGACAAGACCTAGAtagttcatttttgaaaaaacagaaacTATAGTAAATGGGTTCCCTGGTGCTCCCTTGGCCCCTTTCCTACTACTTGCAAAGACTTGATTGGGAGCCACAAGATACAGCAGAAATCTCAAGCTTTCAGCAACATTCTACAGAAGGACTTTGTTCCGGCCCAGCATCCCTAACAGTCCCCCACAGGGGACTGGGTACCATCAGAAGGATTTGGGCTTAGATGGAGTCTTGGGAGTGATCGGCCCCTTTCTGCCTTATTGATTGTGTTTTGGGGACTTGGAGTAATGGAGTCTCCATTTTAGGGGCATCACACTTagtccctccttccctgctttgTGGCCATCATCGTGTGTTTGCCACTGGTGGTGGCCTCTGCTGATGTTCCAAATTCTGAGAGAGATTGTAAGTCAGGCTCTTACCCAGTGCCCACAAGGGTTTGGGAATGCTCCGTGCTTACTTGGAAGGTTTGAATGCTCTGAGGTTTATTCTGGAGAGAGTCCAGGACCACTGTCAGCTTCCTTACGACTTCTCCCCCCGATGGGAGAGGCACGGCAGGGGACGCTCCTCAGCCTACCTGGTAGCAGGTACCTCTAGCCTCTAAGGGCAGTCTTGGTTGACTCCAGCTGAAGATGATCTTCTCCCAGACCCTGCTCTGTCTGCGGGGATCCATCTAAATACTCCCCACATTCCCACATGTCCTGACCTTCCACTGTGTGCGgggtgttttaagtacagtatCTCACTTAATCCATAAAAACAACTACATAGTAGTGGGTTGTTCCATTTCACACGTGAGAACATGGAGGCTGAGAGGAAGAGTAATTTGCCCAGAGCCACAGAACTACTAAGTAGAGGTGGGATCACTTGAATCCCAAACCTTTCTTCGCCTCCAAACCACGCTGCCTCCCAGGTTTGAGTTTCTCCAGTTCCGTGCGGGGCAGGAAAGCACTCCTGGTGGAACCCTGTTGGGGTCTGTGGAGCAACAGCGATTAGAGCTCA
It encodes the following:
- the GFOD1 gene encoding glucose-fructose oxidoreductase domain-containing protein 1 isoform X1, with the translated sequence MLPGVGVFGTSLTARVIIPLLKDEGFAVKALWGRTQEEAEELAKEMSVPFYTSRIDEVLLHQDVDLVCINLPPPLTRQIAVKTLGIGKNVICDRTATPLDAFRMMSAAHYYPKLMSIMGNVLRFLPAFVRMKQLIQEGYVGELLVCEVQVHGGSLLGKKYNWSCDDLMGGGGLHSVGTYIIDLLTFLTGQKAVKVHGLLKTFVKQTDHIKGIRQITSDDFCTFQMVLEGGVCCTVTLNFNVPGEFKQDVTVVGSAGRLLAVGTDLYGQRNSAPEQELLVQDATPVSNSLLPEKAFSDIPSPYLRGTIKMMQAVRQAFQDQDDRRTWDGRPLTMAATFDDCLYALCVVDTIKRSSQTGEWQNIAVMTEEPELSPAYLISEAMRRSRMSLYC
- the GFOD1 gene encoding glucose-fructose oxidoreductase domain-containing protein 1 isoform X2, whose product is MMSAAHYYPKLMSIMGNVLRFLPAFVRMKQLIQEGYVGELLVCEVQVHGGSLLGKKYNWSCDDLMGGGGLHSVGTYIIDLLTFLTGQKAVKVHGLLKTFVKQTDHIKGIRQITSDDFCTFQMVLEGGVCCTVTLNFNVPGEFKQDVTVVGSAGRLLAVGTDLYGQRNSAPEQELLVQDATPVSNSLLPEKAFSDIPSPYLRGTIKMMQAVRQAFQDQDDRRTWDGRPLTMAATFDDCLYALCVVDTIKRSSQTGEWQNIAVMTEEPELSPAYLISEAMRRSRMSLYC